In the genome of Methanopyrus kandleri AV19, one region contains:
- a CDS encoding Mth938-like domain-containing protein has protein sequence MFEGTGFGWVEYGGERYNHDIYVTTEGKVHRREKGLSRSKFGTSHNLAADELRRLLELCDEEPEVIVVGTGQSGVLSVTEEAREFCEERGIELVEAPTPEAIERYNELKDKGKKVAAVIHTTC, from the coding sequence ATGTTTGAAGGGACTGGGTTTGGGTGGGTAGAATACGGCGGCGAGAGGTACAATCACGATATTTACGTGACAACCGAAGGGAAGGTTCACCGGCGTGAGAAGGGACTCTCCAGGAGTAAGTTCGGCACCAGCCATAACCTGGCGGCCGACGAGTTGAGACGACTCCTGGAGTTGTGCGACGAGGAGCCGGAGGTCATCGTGGTGGGGACGGGCCAGAGCGGTGTTCTGTCCGTTACGGAAGAAGCCCGGGAGTTCTGCGAGGAGCGAGGGATAGAGCTCGTAGAGGCCCCAACTCCGGAGGCGATAGAGCGGTACAACGAGCTCAAAGATAAGGGCAAAAAAGTGGCGGCCGTGATTCATACGACGTGCTAG
- a CDS encoding phosphate ABC transporter ATP-binding protein, with amino-acid sequence MTAFEVRDLRVYYGEEEALKGITLDIPEKKITTIIGPSGCGKSTFLRCLNLMIKEIPYARTEGEVIFDGENVLEYEDEADIIAHRRRVGTVFQHPNPFPWMSIYDNVAYGLRLMGMDEDEIEDRVYEALEKAALLDQVEDRLDDPASALSGGQQQRLCIARALAMRPEVLLMDEPTSDLDPIATRKIEETVMELKGEVTIVFVTHLLPQAYRIGDYTAFFLHGELVEANSTEKLFTDPQDERTKEYIEVEFGPS; translated from the coding sequence ATGACGGCGTTCGAGGTACGTGATCTACGCGTGTACTACGGCGAGGAGGAGGCACTAAAGGGCATCACTCTGGATATTCCAGAAAAGAAGATCACCACCATCATAGGACCATCCGGTTGCGGTAAGTCCACGTTCCTTCGTTGCCTCAATTTAATGATCAAAGAAATTCCGTACGCGCGCACGGAGGGAGAGGTGATCTTCGACGGCGAGAACGTCCTGGAGTACGAGGATGAAGCCGATATCATCGCTCACCGGCGCCGTGTTGGAACGGTGTTCCAGCACCCCAACCCATTCCCCTGGATGTCCATCTACGACAACGTCGCCTACGGACTCCGGCTGATGGGTATGGACGAGGATGAGATCGAAGACCGCGTGTACGAGGCACTAGAGAAGGCCGCACTACTCGACCAGGTGGAGGACAGACTCGACGACCCGGCTTCAGCGCTATCCGGTGGTCAACAGCAGAGGCTCTGTATCGCGAGAGCTTTGGCGATGCGCCCCGAGGTATTGCTGATGGACGAGCCCACCTCCGACCTCGACCCGATTGCGACGAGGAAAATCGAGGAGACAGTCATGGAGCTCAAAGGAGAAGTGACCATAGTATTCGTCACACACTTGCTCCCTCAGGCGTATCGGATTGGAGACTACACCGCGTTCTTCCTACATGGCGAGCTAGTCGAGGCGAACAGCACCGAGAAGCTGTTCACCGATCCTCAGGACGAACGTACGAAAGAATACATCGAGGTGGAGTTCGGGCCCTCCTAG
- a CDS encoding intein-containing RctB family protein translates to MLKHIRNNVVWELPEDYKGCMKVPGRIYATEKLIDGMEKGVFDQVANVACLPGIYGYSIALPDAHYGYGFPIGGVAAFDVEEGVVSPGGVGYDINCLAPGTKILTEHGCWVKVEDLPKMLTDQKLKVYDVDEGREDDSEIKFVMERGIEEDERAVVLVTESGLTIEGSEDHPVLTPEGYVELGEIEEGDLVVVYPFEGVEYEEKEGTILDESDFEDVDPQVLRYLEERDLIPLRWSDPKVGTLARILGFAMGDGHLGEQAGRLTLSFYGDERTLRELKRDLESLGVKANLHVRKRRYEIETASGRYEGEATSVELRVASRSFALLMEKLGMPRGRKVETPYKVPDWIKEAPLWVKRNFLAGLFAADGSVVKFKRYTPLPINLTQAKVEELEENLREFMNDVAKLLREFGIETTLYEVKSKKNVVYKLAIVGEENIKRFLGKVGYEYDPEKKVEGLAAYAYLKLKERVKKDRKEAAETAAEVYEETGSITKAHEAVADVVNRRFVERVVYDGGISSVRVPEDFPTFERFKEERVLAGGFVIEEVVEVKGVEPEYDRFYDIGVCHGAHNFIADGVVVHNCGVRVMKTDLTEDDVRPKLRELLETIFRNVPAGLGSRHRRVRLSTQELRQVMLYGAEWAVEEGFGFDEDLDHIESRGNMTHAYETIGWEEYGPRDDVASKRAIERGRPQLGTLGSGNHFLEVQVVDEIYDKEAAEKMGIREEGQVTIMVHTGSRGFGHQVCSDHLRIMERSMRDVERRFGVRIPDRQLACAAMGTDEAKRYFNAMNAAANYAFANRQMISHWTRESFVEVFGDEYGDADDMGIEVIYDIAHNMAKIEKHPVDGEERWLVVHRKGATRAFSEEALKKHGEPVPFEGLPQPVLIPGDMGTGSYILIGTEKAMEETWGSTCHGAGRTMSRAAAKRKFWGEDVARELERQGILVKAASMPVVAEEAPPAYKDVDEVVRAVAEAGISDPVVRLRPIGVVKG, encoded by the coding sequence ATGCTGAAGCACATCCGCAACAACGTCGTGTGGGAACTACCTGAGGACTATAAGGGATGTATGAAGGTTCCGGGTCGCATCTACGCAACGGAGAAGCTCATCGACGGAATGGAGAAGGGTGTATTCGACCAGGTTGCAAACGTGGCTTGCTTACCTGGCATTTACGGATACTCAATAGCGCTTCCAGATGCCCACTACGGATACGGGTTCCCGATAGGTGGAGTTGCAGCATTCGACGTCGAAGAGGGAGTTGTAAGCCCTGGAGGTGTGGGTTACGATATTAACTGCTTAGCACCGGGTACGAAGATCCTCACCGAGCACGGTTGTTGGGTGAAAGTTGAGGACCTCCCGAAGATGTTGACAGACCAGAAGCTGAAGGTGTACGACGTAGATGAGGGGCGTGAGGACGACTCGGAGATTAAGTTCGTGATGGAACGTGGAATCGAAGAGGACGAGAGGGCAGTAGTGCTCGTCACGGAGAGCGGCCTGACCATCGAGGGTAGCGAGGACCACCCGGTCCTGACGCCTGAGGGGTACGTCGAGCTGGGTGAGATCGAGGAAGGAGACCTGGTCGTCGTATACCCGTTCGAAGGCGTGGAATACGAGGAGAAGGAGGGGACGATACTCGACGAAAGCGACTTCGAGGATGTAGACCCGCAAGTTCTGAGGTACCTCGAGGAACGTGACCTGATTCCGCTGCGTTGGAGCGATCCCAAGGTGGGTACGCTCGCTAGGATCTTGGGCTTCGCCATGGGCGACGGTCATCTGGGCGAGCAGGCCGGAAGGCTCACGCTGTCTTTCTACGGTGACGAGAGAACGCTTCGGGAGCTGAAGAGAGACCTGGAGAGCCTCGGTGTGAAGGCCAACCTCCACGTCCGGAAGCGGAGGTACGAGATCGAAACCGCTAGCGGACGCTACGAGGGCGAAGCGACCTCGGTCGAGCTGAGGGTAGCATCGAGGTCCTTCGCCCTTCTGATGGAGAAGCTGGGCATGCCGAGGGGTCGGAAGGTCGAGACACCGTACAAGGTGCCCGATTGGATCAAGGAGGCTCCCCTGTGGGTCAAGAGGAACTTCCTGGCGGGTCTCTTCGCGGCGGACGGCAGCGTGGTCAAGTTCAAGCGCTACACGCCCCTACCGATCAATCTGACCCAAGCGAAGGTGGAAGAGCTCGAAGAGAACCTACGTGAGTTCATGAACGACGTCGCGAAGCTCCTGAGGGAGTTCGGAATCGAGACGACGTTGTACGAGGTGAAGTCGAAGAAGAATGTCGTCTACAAACTGGCCATCGTCGGTGAGGAGAACATCAAGCGGTTCCTCGGGAAGGTCGGGTACGAGTACGATCCGGAGAAGAAGGTCGAGGGGCTCGCCGCCTACGCGTACCTGAAACTCAAGGAGCGGGTCAAGAAAGACCGAAAGGAGGCCGCGGAGACCGCCGCAGAGGTGTACGAAGAAACGGGGAGTATCACGAAGGCGCACGAAGCCGTCGCAGATGTCGTCAACAGGCGCTTCGTCGAGAGGGTGGTCTACGACGGAGGAATCTCGAGCGTCAGGGTGCCCGAGGACTTCCCGACGTTCGAGAGGTTCAAGGAGGAAAGGGTACTCGCTGGCGGGTTCGTAATCGAGGAGGTGGTGGAGGTAAAGGGGGTCGAGCCGGAGTACGACAGGTTCTACGACATCGGCGTCTGCCACGGGGCTCACAACTTCATCGCCGATGGTGTCGTGGTGCACAACTGCGGTGTAAGAGTGATGAAAACTGACTTAACCGAAGACGATGTGCGGCCTAAGCTGAGGGAGCTCTTAGAGACCATCTTCCGCAACGTACCTGCCGGCTTGGGATCGCGGCATCGTCGCGTCCGTCTGTCGACGCAGGAGCTCCGACAGGTCATGCTGTACGGTGCCGAGTGGGCCGTGGAAGAGGGATTCGGGTTCGATGAGGATCTCGACCACATCGAATCCCGCGGTAACATGACGCACGCTTACGAGACCATCGGTTGGGAGGAGTACGGACCTAGGGACGACGTCGCCAGCAAGCGTGCTATCGAGCGTGGTCGACCGCAGCTGGGTACGTTGGGTTCGGGTAACCACTTCCTCGAGGTGCAGGTCGTCGACGAGATTTACGACAAGGAAGCGGCCGAGAAGATGGGAATCCGTGAGGAGGGACAGGTCACCATCATGGTTCACACGGGTTCCCGAGGATTCGGTCATCAGGTCTGCTCCGACCACCTCAGGATCATGGAGCGGTCCATGCGTGACGTAGAGCGGAGGTTCGGCGTGAGGATCCCGGACCGCCAGCTAGCGTGCGCCGCGATGGGTACCGACGAGGCCAAGAGGTACTTCAACGCGATGAACGCCGCGGCCAACTACGCGTTCGCAAACCGTCAGATGATCTCGCACTGGACCAGAGAGTCGTTCGTAGAGGTATTCGGAGACGAGTACGGCGACGCCGATGACATGGGTATCGAGGTGATTTACGATATCGCCCACAACATGGCCAAGATAGAGAAGCACCCGGTCGACGGCGAGGAGCGGTGGCTGGTGGTACACAGGAAGGGCGCCACCCGAGCCTTCTCGGAGGAGGCCCTGAAGAAGCACGGAGAACCCGTACCGTTCGAGGGACTGCCGCAGCCGGTACTCATCCCGGGAGACATGGGGACGGGCTCGTACATCCTGATCGGCACGGAGAAGGCGATGGAAGAGACCTGGGGCAGCACCTGCCACGGAGCGGGACGTACCATGAGCAGGGCCGCGGCGAAGCGGAAGTTCTGGGGCGAGGATGTGGCCAGGGAGCTCGAGCGCCAGGGGATCCTGGTGAAGGCCGCGAGTATGCCGGTGGTCGCGGAGGAGGCTCCTCCGGCGTATAAGGACGTCGATGAGGTGGTGCGGGCAGTCGCTGAGGCTGGAATCTCGGACCCCGTCGTGAGACTCAGGCCGATCGGTGTGGTCAAGGGCTAG
- a CDS encoding histidinol phosphate phosphatase domain-containing protein, whose product MVRKPKKFPKRRYELHAHTYLTDGELLPAEFLRRAEELKHEALVFTEHVDPSNLEDAVSRLAEACDALRGYYRTEPVPGAELTHVPPDLIPELAEEARDNGARVVLVHGETPAEPVKPGTNEVAASCDAVDVLAHPGLIDLETARMASENGVALEITTKRGHCLANGWVVRVALETDVELVLNTDAHLPGDLLKPEEAATAAMGAGLPEKMLKWVLEEVPRKILKKR is encoded by the coding sequence TTGGTCAGGAAGCCGAAAAAGTTCCCGAAGCGCCGATACGAGCTCCACGCCCACACTTACCTGACCGACGGTGAGCTGCTACCGGCTGAGTTCCTACGGCGTGCGGAAGAGCTGAAGCACGAAGCGTTAGTGTTCACGGAGCACGTCGACCCGTCCAACCTTGAAGACGCCGTGTCCAGACTCGCCGAGGCTTGCGACGCGCTTCGAGGTTACTACCGGACGGAACCCGTACCCGGAGCCGAGTTGACCCACGTGCCGCCGGACTTGATTCCGGAGCTCGCGGAGGAGGCCCGAGATAACGGTGCCAGAGTGGTCCTCGTACACGGGGAGACACCCGCGGAGCCCGTCAAGCCAGGGACCAACGAGGTCGCCGCCAGCTGTGACGCCGTCGATGTGTTGGCTCACCCGGGGCTCATCGATCTAGAAACCGCCAGAATGGCGTCAGAGAACGGCGTCGCACTCGAGATCACAACTAAGCGCGGACACTGCCTCGCTAACGGATGGGTGGTCCGAGTTGCTTTAGAAACGGATGTCGAGTTGGTACTGAACACGGACGCACATCTCCCGGGAGACCTCCTGAAACCCGAGGAAGCCGCCACGGCGGCCATGGGGGCGGGACTTCCAGAAAAAATGTTGAAATGGGTGCTCGAGGAAGTGCCGAGGAAGATCCTGAAAAAGCGCTAG
- a CDS encoding class I SAM-dependent methyltransferase, whose amino-acid sequence MEGTRQRVFYGLLSRVYERSPLSLPKHLVKEILRDLKGCCRVLDVGCATGYLTRKLAAVCDRVVGVDINRKMVEASQSRNRLPNVKFVRADAHNLPFPDACFDGIVLSEILQHLDVIRALKEVDRVAARGCRMAVVLPDPTSRAARVATRLIHVFTGNNAWVSPGTVVGIMRDMDWKLVRFQSAGKRVLITMEKRGAGDAGRSGPGG is encoded by the coding sequence GTGGAAGGGACACGGCAGAGGGTATTCTACGGGCTACTTTCCCGAGTATACGAGCGTTCCCCCCTTTCGCTGCCGAAACACCTCGTCAAAGAGATTCTGCGAGATCTTAAAGGATGTTGTCGAGTCCTTGACGTCGGTTGCGCGACCGGTTACCTGACGCGCAAGCTCGCCGCCGTATGTGACCGAGTCGTGGGTGTGGACATCAACAGGAAGATGGTGGAAGCTTCGCAGTCCCGAAACCGGCTACCCAACGTTAAGTTCGTCCGGGCTGACGCTCATAATTTACCTTTCCCGGACGCGTGCTTCGACGGTATCGTCCTTTCCGAGATACTCCAGCACCTCGACGTGATCAGGGCCCTGAAAGAGGTAGACAGGGTAGCAGCTCGCGGATGTAGGATGGCCGTGGTACTGCCCGACCCTACGAGCCGAGCGGCCCGCGTGGCTACGAGACTCATCCACGTTTTCACCGGTAACAACGCCTGGGTATCTCCGGGCACCGTGGTCGGCATCATGAGGGATATGGACTGGAAGCTCGTCAGATTTCAATCGGCCGGTAAGCGCGTCCTGATAACGATGGAGAAACGGGGTGCGGGAGATGCGGGTCGAAGTGGACCCGGAGGTTAA
- a CDS encoding ArsA family ATPase, which yields MGISEKLGLSKGQRYVFFGGKGGVGKTTCAAATAVWLSEEEGKEVLVVSTDPAHSLSDIFDQNIGSEPTPIEGVEGLKAIEIDPEKAAEEYVEVMKRVYEMSKDKGMEDLFGGEDLLKEQEELLKSSPGIDEAAAFQKFMELMKDDSYDVIVFDTAPTGHTLRFLSVPETLERQVKTMIKVRRTLRQVSKMLKTLIPFADSDEDEEDEILENLEKMKKEIEEIRETLSDASLTAFRLVMTPEEMAIYEARRALRTLNHYEIPVDMVIVNKVMPKRADECEFCRTRRKMEEKRLKLVEKYFGDKEIHQIPMFAEEVRGLGKIRQVAEILYGEPA from the coding sequence ATGGGCATCTCGGAGAAACTCGGGCTATCGAAGGGTCAGCGGTACGTCTTCTTCGGCGGTAAAGGAGGAGTCGGAAAAACAACCTGTGCCGCGGCCACTGCCGTGTGGCTATCCGAGGAGGAAGGGAAGGAAGTACTAGTGGTCTCAACGGATCCGGCGCACTCGCTCTCGGACATTTTCGATCAGAACATCGGCTCGGAGCCTACCCCGATCGAAGGTGTAGAGGGACTCAAGGCGATCGAAATCGATCCGGAGAAAGCTGCGGAAGAGTACGTCGAGGTGATGAAGCGAGTGTACGAGATGTCGAAGGATAAGGGAATGGAAGACCTGTTCGGAGGCGAAGACCTGCTCAAAGAGCAAGAGGAACTGCTGAAATCATCGCCGGGTATCGACGAGGCGGCGGCGTTCCAGAAGTTCATGGAACTGATGAAGGATGACTCGTACGACGTGATCGTGTTCGATACCGCCCCCACGGGCCACACCCTGAGGTTCCTCTCAGTACCCGAGACGCTGGAACGCCAGGTGAAGACGATGATCAAAGTCAGACGGACCCTGCGTCAAGTCAGCAAGATGCTGAAGACGCTGATACCGTTCGCCGACTCGGATGAGGACGAAGAAGACGAGATCCTGGAGAATCTGGAGAAGATGAAGAAGGAGATCGAGGAAATACGAGAGACCTTAAGCGACGCATCGCTGACGGCCTTCCGGCTGGTGATGACTCCGGAAGAGATGGCAATTTACGAGGCACGCCGCGCCCTACGTACGCTGAACCACTACGAGATTCCCGTCGATATGGTCATCGTGAACAAGGTAATGCCGAAACGAGCGGACGAGTGCGAGTTCTGTCGCACTCGTCGTAAGATGGAAGAGAAGCGTCTCAAGCTAGTGGAGAAGTACTTCGGAGACAAGGAGATACACCAGATTCCGATGTTTGCGGAGGAAGTGCGCGGTCTGGGGAAGATCCGTCAAGTCGCCGAGATACTGTACGGTGAACCGGCCTGA
- the pstA gene encoding phosphate ABC transporter permease PstA produces the protein MREVAAKQAQESENLIKSATAAAAISIAAVIGIYLFLTLNGVKALQYDSVIDILFGTVWRPDSYPPRLGLLPMIISTLYVTLIAVVIAFPISLLCATYLAEFAPRILRRTLRPAIDMLAGIPSVVYGLFGILTLVPFAREYLGAPTGYSVLVAGIIVAIMILPYMTSVMMEAMRAVPREYVEAALGMGATRWQVVRTVLWPAARSGITAGGMLGTLRAMGETVAVALVAGAALMIPTSPLDPCRPLSAHILLQATVLPVGSPGYYALYFGGLVLMLMVTGVIVLAYRYRRRTGRIRVRKRKSHHARLNPVIVSKLMTGLMVLAGVIAAAALVGITGYIFANGVGALSWNILFGPINIGDPVHSSLYPALLGTLALMFYSTVFAALIGIPTALYLAEFAGDTAFTRAVRFAIDTLAGVPSIVYGLFGATLFVVYMKMGYSVLAGALTLAVMNLPVMVRTAEEAFRSVPREYVEAARGMGASWFHVVRDVLLPMAKPGITAGITLSMCRAAEEAAPIILTAVMIGLISTNPFVHVLQPTDALAFRIYLIAKEYLMEPGARATAFAAATVLVAVTLGLNLLAIYMRDKFERKIGRRG, from the coding sequence ATGCGGGAAGTTGCCGCGAAGCAAGCCCAGGAGTCTGAGAATCTAATTAAGTCGGCCACCGCGGCGGCCGCCATCTCGATCGCCGCGGTGATCGGGATTTACTTGTTCCTCACGCTGAACGGCGTTAAAGCTCTGCAATATGATTCCGTGATCGACATACTGTTCGGTACCGTCTGGAGGCCCGACAGCTACCCTCCACGGTTAGGATTGCTCCCTATGATAATCTCGACGCTATACGTGACGCTCATAGCCGTGGTGATAGCCTTCCCGATTTCGCTGCTTTGCGCGACTTATCTGGCCGAGTTCGCTCCAAGGATCCTCAGACGGACCTTGCGACCTGCGATCGACATGCTGGCCGGTATACCTTCAGTCGTGTACGGTCTGTTCGGTATTCTGACTCTCGTCCCGTTCGCCAGGGAGTATCTCGGGGCTCCTACGGGTTACTCGGTACTCGTGGCGGGCATTATAGTCGCCATCATGATCCTTCCTTACATGACCAGCGTGATGATGGAAGCGATGAGGGCGGTTCCGCGAGAGTACGTGGAGGCCGCGTTGGGAATGGGAGCGACTCGATGGCAGGTGGTGAGGACCGTACTGTGGCCCGCGGCTAGGTCTGGTATCACGGCCGGAGGCATGCTGGGTACTCTGAGGGCGATGGGTGAGACCGTTGCCGTGGCGTTGGTCGCCGGTGCCGCCTTGATGATACCTACCTCACCGCTGGATCCGTGTCGACCGCTTTCGGCTCATATCCTGCTTCAGGCTACCGTACTGCCGGTGGGCTCACCTGGGTATTACGCTCTGTACTTCGGAGGCCTCGTGCTGATGCTGATGGTAACCGGTGTGATCGTTCTGGCGTACCGTTACCGGAGGCGTACGGGTCGTATCCGTGTCAGGAAGCGCAAGTCACACCACGCTCGGCTGAATCCGGTAATCGTGAGTAAACTGATGACCGGATTGATGGTGCTGGCCGGTGTGATAGCGGCGGCTGCTCTAGTGGGGATAACGGGTTACATCTTCGCCAACGGTGTAGGGGCGCTCAGCTGGAACATCCTGTTCGGTCCTATCAACATCGGGGACCCCGTCCACAGCTCGTTATACCCCGCCTTGTTGGGAACCCTAGCGCTGATGTTCTACTCGACAGTTTTCGCGGCGCTGATCGGAATTCCGACGGCGCTCTACCTCGCGGAGTTCGCAGGCGACACCGCCTTCACCCGCGCAGTTCGGTTCGCGATCGACACTCTCGCCGGAGTTCCCTCTATCGTCTACGGACTGTTCGGTGCGACGCTCTTCGTGGTTTACATGAAGATGGGATACTCGGTCCTCGCAGGAGCGTTGACGTTGGCAGTCATGAATCTCCCAGTGATGGTGAGGACGGCGGAGGAGGCCTTCAGGTCCGTACCGCGGGAGTACGTCGAGGCGGCACGGGGTATGGGCGCCTCTTGGTTCCACGTTGTCAGGGACGTACTGCTACCGATGGCGAAACCGGGAATTACGGCCGGAATCACGCTGTCGATGTGTCGAGCGGCGGAGGAGGCCGCGCCGATCATCCTGACCGCGGTCATGATAGGGTTGATCAGCACCAACCCGTTCGTTCACGTGCTCCAGCCTACCGACGCGCTGGCGTTCCGCATTTATCTGATTGCCAAGGAGTACTTAATGGAGCCGGGAGCACGCGCCACGGCGTTTGCCGCGGCGACCGTTCTGGTCGCGGTGACGCTCGGGCTGAACCTCTTGGCGATTTACATGCGGGATAAGTTCGAAAGGAAGATCGGTCGGCGGGGTTGA
- a CDS encoding B3/B4 domain-containing protein: MRVEVDPEVNDRGLRYAYVRVEGVDPGADASELVDRVTARLRERFDLDDLKDDPIVRAYRDYLWSIDVDPTKVRPAGEALLRRALRGNFPRINAVVDSYNLASAEYRVPISCFDADKLTGDLIIRPAESGEVMVDIAGERMELDDRFVVVADEDGPVSVSPYRDARRTAVTDETERVLLLAHGVPGVEVEHLVEALKTAVRYLREGAEAESASRIVTP, from the coding sequence ATGCGGGTCGAAGTGGACCCGGAGGTTAACGATAGGGGACTACGCTACGCGTACGTTAGAGTTGAGGGTGTCGATCCCGGAGCCGACGCCTCGGAGCTCGTTGATCGAGTTACGGCGAGGTTACGCGAACGGTTCGATTTGGACGACTTGAAAGACGATCCGATAGTCCGCGCGTACCGGGACTACTTGTGGTCGATCGACGTAGACCCCACCAAGGTGAGACCGGCCGGAGAGGCCCTGCTGCGACGCGCTCTGAGGGGTAACTTCCCGAGGATCAACGCGGTGGTTGACTCCTACAATCTCGCCTCCGCCGAGTACCGTGTGCCGATCAGCTGCTTCGACGCCGATAAGCTCACGGGAGATCTGATCATTCGACCCGCGGAGAGTGGGGAGGTTATGGTGGACATAGCCGGAGAGCGGATGGAACTAGACGACCGTTTCGTCGTGGTCGCAGACGAGGATGGGCCCGTATCCGTGTCTCCTTACCGTGATGCCCGTAGGACGGCGGTGACCGACGAAACCGAGCGTGTGCTCCTACTCGCGCACGGTGTGCCGGGGGTAGAAGTTGAGCACTTAGTCGAAGCGTTGAAAACGGCCGTTCGATACTTAAGGGAGGGGGCGGAAGCGGAGTCGGCAAGTCGAATCGTAACGCCATAA